The following are from one region of the Salvia hispanica cultivar TCC Black 2014 chromosome 1, UniMelb_Shisp_WGS_1.0, whole genome shotgun sequence genome:
- the LOC125211567 gene encoding protein TIC 214-like, translating into MRAQRRKIVISELFQANAHSFLFFERLQKFPVFSFDISALIKLFFQNWVGKGKAFNIVEYAKEQTKREEKKEKNKRKEKVRIEIAEAWDSIPLAQVVRGCMLLTQSIFRKSILLPLLIITKNIGRILLFELPEWAEDFQEWNREIHLKCTYNGVPLSETEFPKNWLTDGIQIKILFPFCLKPWHKSKLQPSQKDLIENKKEKDDFCFLTIWGMEAELPFGPPRKRPSFFKPIFKEFKKKIAKFKKKYFLVLTVFKEKTKLLQKVSKEIKKWFIGSIFFLKKIIKELSKVNPILLFRLREVEVYKLKELKEEKDCMRSNEMIHKSFSQIASPSWTNYRLTEKKMKDLTDRTSTIRNQIERISKEKKKVTTRIKNLSPNKTSYNAKRFAKWQILKRRNPRLIRKLPSLLKIFIEKIYTDIFVSIVNIPRINTELFLKLTKKFIDKNNQRKQAKINTKKKTSISLISAIKKSLDKISNIKENSRIFYDLSYMSQTYVFYKLSQIQISNSVRSVVQHQRINPFLKSKIKDSFERQGMVHSKLANKKLPGYETDQWKNWLKGHFQYHLSQIRWSKLIPEKWRNRVRQRCIDKKTNLSKQHSYEKDLLVGSKKQSEVYLLYTEKDNFRKYYRYNLLSYKFINYKNKTECFFYRPPFQGNKKQEISYTSNRSKKYFFDIRRNIPIPNDLGQVDIPYMEKPADRKYFDWKIFNFYLRQKVDIDIEAWILIDTNRYQNANIRTNNSPIISKKNILYLMIPETNSQNLHKRFFDWMGMNEKRLKRSISNLEFWLFPEFVLLYKAYKMKPWFIPSKLLLLNLNSSKNINENKRINLLIASNKKHRNEEQKEPISQGDRESVFSQQKDIEENYASSDMKKAKKKKQYKSNTEAELDFFLKHYLLFQLRWGATLNQRMINNIKIYCLLLRLIDPRKITISSIQKRAMSLDIMLIQKNLTLSELMKKGVLIVEPLRLSGKKDGQFIMYQTIGISLLHKSKHQINQKYQEQRYVSKKNLDETILPHQRITKNRDKKHFNLLVPENVLSFKRRRKVRILICFNSKNINYIDRNIVFWNETNVTNSSQVSHENNHLDRDKNKLMKLKLFLWPNYRLEDLACMNRYWFDTNNGSRFSMLRIHLYPRLKFCE; encoded by the coding sequence atgcGAGCTCAAAGGCGTAAAATAGTTATTTCAGAGTTGTTTCAAGCAAATGCGCActccttccttttttttgaaagACTACAAAAATTCcctgttttttcttttgatatcTCCGCATtgattaaacttttttttcaaaattgggTGGGTAAGGGAAAAGCATTCAACATAGTAGAGTATGCAAaagaacaaacaaaaagagaagaaaaaaaagaaaagaacaaaagaaaagaaaaagtgcgAATAGAGATAGCAGAGGCCTGGGATAGCATTCCACTTGCGCAAGTAGTAAGAGGTTGTATGTTACTAACTCaatctatttttagaaaaagtatTCTATTAcctttattaataattacaaaaaatattggCCGTATACTCCTATTCGAACTTCCTGAATGGGCTGAGGATTTCCAGGAATGGAATAGAGAGATACATCTTAAATGTACCTATAATGGTGTTCCATTATCCGAAACAGAATTTCCCAAAAATTGGTTGACAGATGGTATtcagataaaaatattgtttccTTTCTGTCTGAAACCTTGGCACAAATCCAAACTACAACCCTCTCAGAAAGAtctaatagaaaataaaaaagaaaaagatgatttttgttttttaacaATTTGGGGAATGGAAGCGGAACTTCCTTTTGGTCCGCCCCGAAAACgtccttctttttttaaaccaatttttaaggaattcaaaaaaaaaattgcaaaatttaaaaagaagtATTTTCTAGTTCTAACagttttcaaagaaaaaacaaaattacttCAAAAGGTttcaaaagaaatcaaaaaatGGTTTATcggaagtattttttttctaaaaaaaataataaaagaactTTCAAAAGTAAATCCAATTCTATTGTTTAGATTAAGAGAAGTAGaagtatataaattgaaagaacttaaagaagaaaaagattgCATGAGAAGCAATGAGATGATTCACAAATCATTTAGTCAAATTGCATCTCCGAGTTGGACAAATTATCGATtgacagaaaaaaaaatgaaagatctCACCGATAGAACAAGTACAATCCGAAATCAAATAGAAAGAAtctcaaaagagaaaaaaaaagtaactaCAAGAATAAAAAACCTTAGTCCTAACAAAACAAGTTATAATGCTAAAAGATTTGCAAAATggcaaatattaaaaagaagaaatccTCGATTAATCCGTAAATTACCCTcccttttaaaaattttcattgaAAAAATCTATACAGATATATTTGTATCTATCGTTAATATTCCCAGAATAAATACAGaactttttcttaaattaacaaaaaaatttattgataagaataatcaaagaaaacaagcaaaaattaatacaaaaaagaaaacttcAATTTCGCTTATTTCGGCTATAAAAAAGTCACTTGATAAAATCAGtaatattaaagaaaattcaCGTATTTTTTATGACTTATCCTACATGTCACAAACATAtgtattttacaaattatcaCAAATCCAAATTAGTAACTCGGTAAGATCTGTTGTTCAACATCAAAGAATAAACCCTTTTCTTAAGTCTAAAATAAAGGATTCTTTTGAAAGACAAGGAATGGTTCATTCGAAATTAGCAAATAAGAAACTTCCGGGCTATGAAACAGATCAATGGAAAAACTGGTTAAAAGGGCATTTTCAGTACCATTTATCTCAGATCAGATGGTCTAAATTAATACCAGAAAAATGGCGAAATAGAGTTCGCCAGCGTTGTATAGACAAAAAGACAAATTTAAGCAAGCAGCATTCATATGAAAAAGACCTATTAGTTGGTTCCAAAAAGCAATCTGaagtatatttattatatactgaaaaagataattttcgaaaatactATAGATATAATCttttatcatataaatttattaattataaaaataaaacggaaTGCTTTTTTTATAGACCTCCCTTTCAAGGAAATAAGAAGCAAGAAATTTCTTATACTTCTAACAGGTcgaaaaaatacttttttgaTATACGGAGGAACATCCCTATTCCAAATGATCTAGGGCAGGTTGATATTCCATATATGGAAAAACCAGCtgatagaaaatattttgattggaaaattttcaatttttatcttAGACAAAAAGtcgatattgatattgagGCCTGGATCCTAATTGATACCAATAGGTATCAAAATGCGAACATTCGTACTAACAACTCTCcaataatttctaaaaaaaatattttatatcttatGATTCCAGAAACCAATTCACAAAATCTACACAAAAGATTTTTTGATTGGATGggaatgaatgaaaaaaggCTAAAGCGTTCTATATCGAATCTGGAATTTTGGCTCTTCCCAGAATTTGTGTTACTTTATAAGGCATATAAAATGAAACCTTGGTTTATACCAAGCAAATTacttcttttaaatttaaatagtagtaaaaatattaatgaaaataaaaggataaatTTGTTGATAGCATCGAATAAAAAGCATCgaaatgaagaacaaaaagAACCCATAAGCCAAGGAGATCGCGAATCCGTTTTCTCACAACAAAAAgatattgaagaaaattatGCAAGCTCGGACATGAAAAAagcgaaaaagaaaaaacaatacaAAAGCAATACAGAAGCAGAACTAGATTTCTTCCTGAAACATTATTTGCTTTTTCAATTAAGATGGGGCGCAACTTTGAATCAAAGAATGATCAATAATATCAAGATCTATTGTCTCCTGCTTAGACTGATAGATCCaagaaaaattactatatCCTCGATTCAAAAGAGAGCAATGAGTTTGGATATAATGTTGATTCAAAAGAATTTGACTCTCTCAGAATTGATGAAGAAAGGAGTATTGATTGTAGAACCACTTCGTCTGTCTGGCAAAAAAGACGGACAATTCATTATGTACCAAACCATAGGTATTTCGCTGCTTCATAAGAGTAAGcatcaaattaatcaaaaatatCAAGAGCAAAGATATGTTTCTAAGAAAAATTTGGATGAAACTATTTTACCACATCAAAGAATAACCAAAAATAGAGACAAAAagcattttaatttacttgttCCGGAAAATGTTTTATCGTTTAAACGTCGTAGAAAAGTGAGAATTCTAATTTGTTTCAATtcaaagaatataaattatatagatagaaatatagtattttgGAATGAAACGAACGTAACAAACAGCAGCCAAGTTTCACATGAAAATAACCATCTTgatagagataaaaataaattaatgaaattaaagctCTTTCTTTGGCCTAATTATCGATTAGAAGATTTAGCTTGTATGAATCGTTATTGGTTTGATACCAATAATGGCAGTCGTTTCAGTATGTTAAGGATACATCTGTATCCGCGattgaaattttgtgaataa
- the LOC125206589 gene encoding histone H1-like, with protein sequence MAATEDPVVPIEDEAEQPAVVDAAISKEENPPPKSTKARKAAAPKEKKVPAPRKRKSPSHPPYFDMIKEAIVALKERTGSSQYAIQKFIEEKQNSLPLNFRKILLIQLRKLVDNEKLVKVKNSYKLPSARASRTAAAAATTTAAPAKKKAASSAKPKAAPKAAAAAAKGKKTAAKPKPKAKAAPAKTKAVPAAKAKPVAKSKPAAKPKAAAPAKAKAAPKRKAPEKPKTEKKPPAKASRTSARTTPRKAVAATAAAKKATPAKKAAPVKKAAPVKKAPAKSVKSPAKKKAAAKKGKK encoded by the exons ATGGCTGCCACCGAAGATCCAGTTGTTCCGATCGAGGATGAGGCGGAGCAGCCAGCCGTCGTGGATGCTGCCATTTCCAAGGAGGAAAATCCGCCGCCGAAATCCACCAAGGCGAGGAAGGCTGCTGCTCCAAAGGAGAAGAAGGTTCCGGCGCCGAGGAAGCGCAAATCGCCCTCCCACCCTCCCTACTTCGAT ATGATTAAGGAGGCGATTGTGGCGTTGAAGGAGAGGACTGGATCGAGCCAGTACGCGATTCAGAAGTTCATCGAGGAGAAGCAGAATTCGCTGCCGTTGAATTTCAGGAAGATTTTGCTGATTCAGCTCAGGAAGCTCGTCGATAATGAAAAGCTCGTGAAGGTGAAGAACTCGTACAAATTGCCGTCGGCTCGTGCTTCCAGaaccgccgccgctgccgccaccaccaccgcgGCGCCTGCTAAGAAGAAGGCTGCTTCTTCTGCTAAGCCTAAGGCCGCGCCGAAGgcggctgctgctgctgcgaAGGGGAAGAAGACTGCAGCGAAACCTAAGCCGAAGGCTAAAGCTGCCCCTGCGAAAACGAAGGCCGTACCTGCAGCGAAGGCTAAGCCGGTTGCCAAGTCCAAGCCTGCGGCAAAGCCAAAAGCTGCAGCTCCTGCTAAGGCGAAGGCGGCGCCGAAGAGGAAGGCGCCGGAGAAGCCTAAGACTGAGAAGAAACCGCCGGCTAAAGCGTCCAGAACTTCCGCCAGAACTACTCCGAGGAAGGCGGTTGCGGCTACTGCTGCTGCTAAGAAAGCTACGCCGGCGAAGAAGGCAGCACCGGTGAAGAAGGCGGCACCGGTGAAGAAAGCGCCGGCGAAGAGCGTGAAATCTCCGGCGAAGAAGAAAGCAGCGGCAAAGAAGGGGAAGAAGTAG